Proteins from one Panicum virgatum strain AP13 chromosome 7K, P.virgatum_v5, whole genome shotgun sequence genomic window:
- the LOC120640863 gene encoding uncharacterized protein LOC120640863, with amino-acid sequence MGDGEDRISGLPDELLHAILARLGSARSAVRTGALSRRWCHVWAPLPELVLGYRLDAPRRLPLPAFLDAVDAALAACAAPTLERLCVLPPGDHGRGGVPAGRVEPWLRFASERVVGTVLLFVPEPPPEAPGEEAVLHLPACEGVATFDLSLDGDWRVRPPSAGLFRALTNLRIQSCRMEAGELIALVCTQCPCLMDLTLAVVLVTASDVSIRSDSLRSLWFSVRTTLRLEIAAPRLEKLSVSAPVHEARISAPKLAEVDWSLTVYNRHRHRFDDVGCRLRLLELGLNASLMQQFDQVDELKLGMFIPEGVAAYQSFLNETSNLPKCEILRISSGWDYHGLVPGMLHLLRSCSSTRKLFLLDTSDYEMRQPCLPPCPCLLEESHRIDDISLNSLEEVEITSDTSYHGALEFVEQLSRCNAAVLKKVVLKYMTDSAPPPAKEDPLDGWQGPAFQLQSVQDVESATIQVILPLEGHKCGDICLELNMLFCIHTGPFAILHV; translated from the exons atgggcgacggcgaggaccgCATCAGCGGCCTCCCCGACGAGCTGCTGCACGCCATCCTCGCCCGCCTCGGCTCCGCCCGCAGCGCCGTGCGCACCGGCGCGCTCTCCCGCCGCTGGTGCCACGTCTGGGCGCCGCTGCCGGAGCTCGTCCTCGGGTACCGCCTCGacgcgccgcggcggctgccGCTGCCCGCGTTCCTGGACGCCGTCGACGCTGccctcgccgcctgcgccgccccgACCCTGGAGAGACTCTGTGTCTTGCCGCCGGGCGaccatggccgcggcggcgtcccggcCGGGCGCGTCGAGCCGTGGCTGCGCTTCGCCTCTGAGCGCGTGGTGGGCACGGTCTTGCTCTTCGtgcccgagccgccgccggaggcccCCGGGGAAGAGGCGGTGCTCCACCTTCCGGCGTGCGAAGGCGTGGCAACGTTCGACCTCAGCCTCGATGGGGATTGGCGGGTCCGGCCCCCGTCGGCCGGCTTGTTCCGGGCGCTCACCAACCTGAGGATACAATCTTGCCGGATGGAAGCCGGCGAGCTCATCGCCCTTGTCTGCACGCAGTGCCCGTGCCTGATGGACCTGAcgctcgccgtcgtgctggTCACTGCTTCGGACGTTTCGATACGCTCTGATTCGCTGCGATCGCTGTGGTTCTCCGTCAGGACAACACTGCGGCTGGAGATCGCGGCGCCAAGACTGGAAAAGCTGTCTGTGTCTGCCCCTGTCCATGAGGCACGAATCTCTGCCCCGAAGCTTGCAGAGGTAGACTGGTCTCTCACTGTCTACAATCGTCACCGCCACCGGTTTGATGATGTTGGCTGTCGCCTCCGGCTGCTAGAACTTGGTTTAAATGCATCCCTTATGCAACAATTCGACCAAGTTGATGAATTGAAACTGGGCATGTTCATTCCAGAG GGAGTAGCTGCCTACCAAAGTTTCTTGAATGAAACTAGCAATCTGCCCAAGTGTGAGATCTTGAGAATATCCTCAGGGTGGGATTACCATGGCCTGGTGCCAGGCATGTTGCATCTCTTGAGGAGTTGCAGTAGTACTAGGAAGCTTTTCTTACTTGATACCAGCGACTACGAAATG AGGCAACCTTGCCTGCCACCTTGCCCTTGTCTCTTGGAAGAGAGTCACAGGATTGATGATATATCTCTCAATTCACTTGAAGAAGTAGAAATCACTTCCGATACAAGTTATCATGGGGCACTGGAATTTGTGGAGCAACTGTCCAGATGCAATGCAGCAGTCCTGAAAAAGGTTGTCCTGAAATATATGACGGACTCTGCTCCTCCACCAGCAAAGGAG GACCCTTTGGATGGCTGGCAAGGCCCTGCATTTCAATTGCAGAGCGTCCAGGATGTCGAATCAGCAACCATTCAAGTTATTTTACCACTTGAAGGTCACAAGTGTGGAGATATATGCTTAGAACTTAATATGCT GTTTTGTATTCACACAGGGCCCTTTGCAATTCTGCACGTCTAG
- the LOC120640864 gene encoding BTB/POZ and MATH domain-containing protein 1-like produces the protein MAAAAAPQRPRMRTASRCTAETAHATHTFEVDGFSLHKGLGAGRFIRSAAFTVGGFDWCVRFYPDGLHRGDGRDSFCICLELLSEEAEVRALYCLRLMHHAGAPWPASWRNAPTLFTTMDVGKNRGLHLYKFISTSDMEASGHIHDDRVVIECDVTVIKEPQVAEMAVISEDLVVPPSDLSVNFGKLLESEEGADVKFVVQGEIFPVHKIIVATRSPVFKAQLYGPVGEGNRECITIEDMQAPVFKALLHFIYTDSLPAMEDIDSDEKEMMKHLLVAADRYAMERLKLICGGILCGSLDVETVATTLCLADQHNCRRLKDACIDYINSSDTINEVVASQGYLHLKRACPSVFVNMWEKEKAAKSQKI, from the coding sequence atggcggcggcggcggcacctcaGCGTCCGAGGATGAGGACGGCGTCGCGGTGCACGGCGGAGACGGCGCACGCCACGCACACGTTCGAGGTCGACGGGTTCAGCCTGCACAAGGGTCTCGGCGCGGGCCGCTTCATCCGGTCCGCCGCCTTCACCGTCGGCGGCTTCGACTGGTGCGTCCGCTTCTACCCCGATGGACTCCACAGAGGGGATGGCAGAGACTCCTTCTGTATCTGTCTGGAGCTTCTGAGCgaggaagccgaggtgagagcgCTCTATTGCCTCAGATTGATGCACCATGCCGGAGCACCGTGGCCGGCCAGCTGGAGGAACGCACCGACCCTGTTTACCACCATGGACGTGGGTAAGAACCGTGGCTTGCACTTGTACAAGTTCATTAGCACGAGCGATATGGAAGCCTCTGGGCACATACACGATGACCGCGTCGTGATCGAGTGCGACGTTACTGTTATCAAGGAACCACAGGTAGCCGAGATGGCCGTGATCTCTGAGGATCTGGTGGTGCCTCCTTCAGACTTGTCGGTTAACTTTGGAAAATTGTTGGAGTCAGAGGAAGGAGCAGATGTGAAATTCGTTGTTCAAGGGGAGATTTTCCCTGTGCACAAGATTATTGTCGCGACACGATCACCGGTCTTCAAGGCGCAGCTCTACGGGCCTGTAGGGGAGGGAAACAGAGAGTGCATAACAATTGAAGACATGCAGGCTCCTGTTTTCAAGGCATTGCTTCACTTCATCTACACAGACTCATTGCCCGCAATGGAGGATATTGACAGCGATGAAAAGGAAATGATGAAGCACCTGCTTGTGGCCGCAGATAGATATGCCATGGAGAGGCTCAAGCTGATTTGTGGGGGAATCCTTTGTGGAAGTCTTGATGTTGAAACTGTTGCGACCACTCTATGTCTAGCAGACCAGCATAACTGCAGAAGGCTCAAAGATGCTTGTATTGACTATATCAACTCTTCTGATACAATAAATGAGGTGGTGGCAAGCCAAGGATATCTGCACCTTAAAAGGGCTTGTCCTTCTGTCTTCGTTAATATGTGGGAGAAAGAGAAAGCAGCCAAATCTCAAAAAATTTAG
- the LOC120643011 gene encoding desiccation-related protein PCC13-62-like: MGSPAASTAVAAVVVVVVVLCCASSARAQDMDKEWARPPYRGFFGGPGSMLPQSDVDLLEFPLNLEYLETEFFCWSALGYGLDAIDANLTGGGPPSIGGQSASLTPFVRDVATQFCYQEVGHLRAIKQTVRGFPRPLLDISAANFGKMIEQALNATLDPPFNPYENSVNFLIASYIVPYVGLTGYVGANPKLLTPQARKLLAGLLGVESAQDAVIRTLLYERGMTRVASYGVGVAEVTAHISDLRNALGRRGVKDEGLVVAPGQGPEGFTVGNVIAGDHLSLAFDRTPEEILGIVYGTGNPAQHGGFFPQGADGRIARGFLAV; encoded by the exons atgggtTCACCGGCGGCATCGACGGCGGTcgccgcggtggtggtggtggtggtggtgctgtgcTGCGCGTCGTCGGCGCGCGCGCAGGACATGGACAAGgagtgggcgcggccgccgtaCCGCGGGTTCTTCGGCGGGCCCGGGTCGATGCTGCCGCAGTCGGACGTGGACCTGCTGGAGTTCCCGCTGAACCTCGAGTACCTGGAGACGGAGTTCTTCTGCTGGTCCGCGCTGGGGTACGGCCTCGACGCCATCGACGCcaacctcaccggcggcgggccGCCCTCCATCGGCGGCCAGTCCGCCTCCCTCACCCCCTTCGTCCGCGACGTCGCCACCCAGTTCTGCTACCAGGAAGTCGGGCACCTCAG GGCGATCAAGCAGACGGTGCGGGGCTTCCCGCGGCCGCTGCTGGACATCAGCGCGGCCAACTTCGGCAAGATGATCGAGCAAGCGCTGAACGCGACGCTGGACCCGCCCTTCAACCCCTACGAGAACAGCGTCAACTTCCTCATCGCCTCCTACATCGTCCCCTACGTCGGCCTCACCGGCTACGTCGGCGCCAACCCCAAGCTCCTCACGCCCCAGGCCAGGAAG CTGCTGGCGGGGCTGCTGGGAGTGGAGTCGGCGCAGGACGCGGTGATCCGGACGCTGCTGTACGAGCGCGGGATGACGCGCGTGGCGAGCTACGGCGTCGGGGTGGCGGAGGTCACGGCGCACATCTCCGACCTGCGGAACGCGCTGGGGCGGAGGGGCGTCAAGGACGAGGGCCTGGTGGTGGCGCCGGGGCAGGGTCCCGAGGGGTTCACCGTGGGGAACGTCATCGCCGGCGACCACCTCTCGCTCGCCTTCGACCGCACGCCCGAGGAGATCCTCGGCATCGTCTACGGCACCGGCAACCCCGCCCAGCACGGCGGCTTCTTCCCCCAGGGCGCCGACGGCCGCATCGCCAGGGGGTTCCTCGCCGTGTAG